One window of Carassius auratus strain Wakin chromosome 17, ASM336829v1, whole genome shotgun sequence genomic DNA carries:
- the LOC113117531 gene encoding ribosomal protein 63, mitochondrial, which translates to MFLTLALLRKGIPGKQWIGKHRRPRVVTWQMKRNVINRLEQEAENEYWISRPFMTQEQEQGHAAQRREWMWQQIKATRQAKFPEHKYIADQLNHLKITKTWPI; encoded by the coding sequence ATGTTCTTGACTTTGGCGCTTTTGCGGAAGGGAATCCCAGGAAAGCAGTGGATTGGGAAGCACCGTCGACCACGGGTTGTCACTTGGCAGATGAAACGCAATGTTATTAACCGCCTGGAACAGGAAGCAGAGAATGAATACTGGATCAGCCGGCCATTCATGACGCAGGAACAGGAGCAAGGCCATGCAGCACAGAGGCGCGAGTGGATGTGGCAACAAATCAAAGCTACACGACAAGCCAAGTTTCCTGAACACAAATACATTGCAGACCAACTAAACCACCTTAAAATCACCAAGACCTGGCCCATCTAA